The sequence gcgtggatgcgtctccttatctctttcccgcgccgctccttccgcctgcttccgccgctccgccgcgccaggcagctcccgcgccgttcgcgtgacgcaactcgcgctacgtcgcacgctactccagtccatataatgtccgtgatgtcctttccgcccactttgtccgtgttcttggcaacccgcactttgccaaattacgccctttgagacaaaatttcgaaagtttgaaagtttttaaaaaaaattgaaagttttgaaaatttgaaagtttgagaatgcgttgccacctagttgggggccacttgtcgtcgagcgggctgatccccttattggttgtgtaggttcttgggctagctcagttgggggtgggtttcgggccgcgtggcagttaagaggatctagcctgctaataatgaaactacatagggtttcgtggcactcactctttttattggccactatttgcactggcacggggctatcgcagttcccgcctacgaccgttcttaggtgaggcctgactacacgagaatttccccttacacggccgcctatgggaagtagtaggcgccggcgtcgcggcgctaaccgatggcgtttgtcccaaaccggcagggctttgatttcctgtcctatagcgaattcaggcaagcactacctgcggacacagtttctgaaatgtcccattaaaatggcgaggtctcgtccatgacacaatggtactattttatcctaggcaatgcatgactatacaagcgaataaagatatatatatatatatatacatacaagaggaaaggaaaaaattatgaaacactaataaaaagaaaactaaactatttacaataaggcgaccccttggcaatagtttacatactaatctccatagtttcgaactgcctgacacgactcgaagactgttgctgatctattccccgcgtcactgacgttaagcccggaggcctctatgctcacccgtttcactcgtcttggcgagagctcgcggccgacacgtctctcctccgcggttctccagacgcgactgcctcctctgctcgcgccgaccccctccccgcgcgcgtctcgtgcagcatctgacgtcctcgtggacgggaacccgcgacttgttcaccccgtgcatattaaaatacatgttatttacccttctaatttaaattatacatgatggatgatattatagtttttacaataaaaattatgtcctgctgaaagaaaagaaaatatacataaaaaaaactacgtcggagggacactgatttattgaaggtggcaccactggctcccgcacacgcccgcgcacagaagaaggcggtgacgcgccataacggcctgtaggagctagggtggcctctgggtcgacgtcaatactTTACGCTATTAGGAATTCAACTAAGTTCATACGTGccaattcaaattaaaataaagaaaatttctaTAATAGTACTACTCCATATTCAATCTTTCATGAGGGGGAAAATATTGTTTCCGTGGAATTCCAACTATTGTTCAGTGCAACTATACTTCCTAAGCCTTGGAAATCCAGATGTGTACTATTTTGAACCACTAGTTTACTCGCCACCGGAACAGGCTGTGTGTCGGTCGCGACGACGCCCACCACGCACTGTTCGTCGCACTAACAGGTCCTAACTGCTCGCTCACCTGCTTCTCTGGTGCGCGGCCGGCGACTCTTGCACACGATGCTCGGGCTGCGACTCGCCCTTCAGCCAACTTCCTTCGCAGACTGCTGGCCCACAACCCCTGGTGACGCACACCGAGCCCCGATGTTCCTTCCTCGACGACGACAGTCGCCTAGCCTCCCGATCACACAGAGCTCCGGCTGTTGGGATACTGCCCCTATCCAACACGCTGGAAATATGTCCTAATAGCCTGTCGTGCTTCGAGTTGTACGAAACTGAGCCAACATGCCACAGCATGTTTCACAACGTCTTTCCTCTGATTTGTATCGGAGGTATGATAGGTGTGAGGGTcgtaacatataaaaaattatatatattatatttcaatCACTTTTTCGATAATTAGTTTGATTAAAAATTTCTCGGGCCAATTTTGATATTGTAACCATTCACAAGCTtgaggaaaaaattaaatttaaaagtgtCCATGTCTTCTCTGGAACCATATTCCAATATCTTGAATCTCCTCAGCATCACCGACAGCATGGTCTTCATCGCCATGTAGGCGTAGCTCCTGCCCAGACACATCCTGCGTCCAGAAGAAAACGGAATAAACGAACACGCTGGGCGACTGGCGCCGTTTTCTTTGTTGAACCTCTCTGGATCAAACACATGAGGGTCTGGGTAATAGGCTGGATCTTTGTGCACAAGGAAAATAGGAATAATAACGATTGCTCCTGGAGGTAAAATGTAACCATCAATACTGATCTCGTCGTCCAAAAGCCTTCCAACAAAGGGAACTGTTGGATATAGTCTTTGGGATTCATTAATTACTTGCTCCAAATACACCATCTGATTCAGATCATTGACGGTAACTGGACGGTTAATGTCTTTTCCGAAGATATCTTCCTGTTCTTTAAATACTTTCTCTTGCACATCCTGGTGTAAGCCCAACAACATGAGTGTGTGTGCCACTGTGTAGCCAGAAGTATCTGTAGCAGCTGCTACGATTAATAAAGCTTGGTCTATCATTTGCTGTACAGTGAATAGCCCTGGTTTCTTAGACAAGGTCGCTACCATGTGGTCCAGAAACCCTTGCCGCTGCTTAGAAGTATTTGTGTCACTCTCTTCATAACTTATTACTTCCTCACTTGTGTAACTATATGAACTGGTCTTCTGCTTCACAATTAGGGCCACAAAATCTCTCACGGGTCTGAGTAATGACATAAGAGTTTGATATAACTGGGTGAACTTAAAAGTGGCTGTGGACCAAAACCATGGGCTGACAATCAAATAAGTTAAAATGTCTACTATTTTTGGTAAATTTGTGAGAAAATGCTTTTGGTTCATACCTTCATTATTCATTGGCACGCCCATAGTAGTCTCTGTGACCATTtccaaaaaacattttatagtatAATTGACCACATCGAATGGCAGATTTTGAGAATGGATTTCTAGTTGGTAAGTCATCGCCTGACACTTCTCGTTGAACGTACTGATGTAATCGTTAATTACCTGAATGGAAAGTGTCGGGGCCATAATTTTTCGAAACTTTTTCCATGTTTCCTTGTCTGCAGCAAGAAGCGAATCACCTAAAACCATGGTAAATGGTTTATATATAATTGGCTTGGACAATATATTCCGGCCATTGAGTATGACAGCGATGTCTCTGGGATCTGTCACAGAGACACCGTAGTAAGGGCCGATCCAGGCCTTAACCACGGAGCCATAGCGTTCGTGGTACACTTGAAATGCATCCATGATATCCTCCCTGTAGTGGAGTAGATCCAGCAGGTTGCCGAGGACAGGGACCCCGGGAGGTCCTGGTATCCTGGCCATCAGGCGGCGGCAGCGACCCCAGCGGACATACCGCACATACCAGGCGGCTGCGAGGAGGACCAGCAGCACGACTCCCGAGGCCACCCAACTGTCGGGCACGGTCATCGCGAGGCAACTGAGAGGCAACTGGTCCCTCGAATGTAGTTATACCGGTTTGGTGGGAACTATCACGGAGGTTTGAACAAGTTTTCTCGCCAGTTTCTGCACAAGTAGCTGCAATGACCATTCTTCATGCGATGCTGTAAAATAACACTTGAGttgtttatgaaaatttttttcttttatgtataagTGCGTTTTAATTTGACGTTATGCTACTTTTTAACGGTTTAatgtttatgtaaaaataaaaatataatattaaaatatattttaatttatcacGTTTTTATGATCATGTATTTACTTCCTTTAATCTGAGTGTCTTAGCGGAAAAGCGAACACATAACCTTTTGTGTATAAGTCGAACATGTTAACCTCTAGAGAGACCATGAAGCACAATAAAACTCATCAAGAAACTGGAATATGGCTTTTGCATCCTAATGtaaattgattctttttttttatagtatgaaAAGTAAAATGTTGTTCCTTGGTCGTTGAAAATATTCTGTGTGTCGAACCGAAAGTTTCAAACTGTCTGTTAACCtagtgttgattttattaacatttatttatttctaaagcAATATTACGTCTTAAAAACGTAAGGCCACTCTACATGTCAACAGACTATGACTCCAGATCAGCCGTTTATCTCAATTCATCAGATTCCGCTAAGGAGCAATTATCTGTGTCAAGTATTTCATAACATACCTACCTTTTACTAGAGACAAAaacattttgaggcatttttaattttaaaaaattggattttggggactttgtgtttattatttatgTGTGGATTGTGTGTATGCTGTGTCTGACAATGTAACGCCCCAATCagcacaataattttaaaattttaataaattttaatgtataagTTTTAAACGTTCTTCTGTGTCTAGCAGCCAATTCTTCAAGATGTGTTTGTAACACCAGCTTTATTATCAGTAGTTTTAGCATAATGACATCTATCTGTATATTAATGTCTAGGGCCAAGTAATAAGTCCAGTTATAGCCCGGCAACTTAGTAACTGACCTTGTACGTTTCTGTTCCACGTAGCTCCTCCCTCCCTAACTACCACCCCTCCTACCCCTCCTTATCGTCTGCAGGTAGGGGAGGGCCACTCCTCTCTCAAAGACAACTTACGTAATCGAGGGGGAAAAGACTCCTGAAACGTATACTGGAAACCCTCAAAATTACGAAAACTACATATTCATTCCCACTTCTATATCTCGATGAACATATTGATCAGATGCACGGGCACATCTATAGAAGCATGCATTTAAGCATCCCATTAATGAAATGTCACTGTCACCGATGAAAGTTTCATAGGACATTGGAACCTCTGAGAAACAACTGCATGTCTCTTTAGGGAAgtggacataaaaaaaactatacatacaTGCACCCGGCAATCGTAGTGTcaattaaatgtaaacaaaattgacaACCAAGTTAAGTCAAAATGTTTGCTGTCAGGAATAAGTACACCATTcccattaataaataatattaatatatcaagCCAATAGAACATTAATTCGCATAGACTATGCAACCTGCATAGTTATCACATACAGCTGCAAAAGAACCATTAGAAagagtaattaatattttgaataaccATAGGAAATATTAACCTTACCTAGTCCGAGTATATCCCATTTGttaataacctatttcaaacctgcttctccgtttcgaacaatggccgaccatgtgttttgtgctgtgattggttagaattaatgacttctatgtcaatcataaactggaaaatgtagtttcgacttaatcgtgtgctcgatgttaagttataattcttaaggaaatcaatcgtaaacccagcttaatacttaactttatGATTATTTAACCTATAAATACTAACTAAACAagtaagtagtatagtttggccggaactggcgcaggcttcaggctgtggtgtctgtggtgttttccgccatcttggattgtgacgtcacggcggccatcttggatggttgtgaccttgacctttgaccttgaccttgaatttgatcctcaaaaatcgccaaaatccaccaaaagtgggcaaaatttgcccaaaattcctcaaaattcgccaaaatttccatttctgtgaaaaaacattccgccaaaaaatctcaaaaaattccccaattcaaaaatcaggatttcgaaaatccgcaaaagtcgttttgccctagaaagaaccctaattcctaaaagcggctgaaaactcctaagagctagccgctctaagccgtcgaggacatgaccttgaaaattaggatgccatggcagccatattggatgatgacgccaccgttgcaattttcgttacggtcgccatctttaacttttttatttattatccgattttaatgaaattttttaaaaaatttataaaaaaaattcaaataataaaaatttaataaaatatttaaaaaaaaaaaacttttacgacacggagttcggagtcctcggttcgaacccgacgagtgcaaaaaaaataaaaatgacgaccgatccttccctcacagtggacgcaggcagactgactcccaccacatgtttcatatcatatatataatccggcagtatgacgtcatgtacgccatcttgaaatttggacgccatcttgaaaatctttatttattatccgattttaataaaaaaaattccaaaattcatcaaaaaattaatgtatttgaattctgtttgattatatcgatgtacgtccttggttcgattcccgacgagagtaaacggtcgatccttcctccatgaaagctacctagactgatctaccaccaccagtaccaaggtatatatcatcaactggtatgacatcatgtccgccatcttgtcttcatccgctggagaccaccatcttgttttcgtctgctagagtgtgccgataatatgtagtataattatctggtcaccatacttttgtcctcatctgttgacattgatcattgaccttggcctttgaccttgaccttgaaatttgaccttgaccttgaaatttgaccttgaccttgaaatttgactttgcccctgaaattttactttgtccttgtcgaccatcatggatccgacattttatgttcagtacatgctaccagaagctaccacctgctggagtacgccatcttgtgtgtgtacttgtaatatagagtacatttccatctggataattttattctaacccgctacagtgcagtaatcatttattacggaggtgacccccgccatcttgaaattcggcagccatcttgaaatcatgtaataatatagctagaaaagcgggaaaaaatccaaaattcattaaataaatttgtaatccatataataattgattggatcgactaaggttcttggttcgatacctggccgatacaaaacaactttaatttaaaaaaaatactaaaaaagtgttaggtttga comes from Bacillus rossius redtenbacheri isolate Brsri chromosome 18, Brsri_v3, whole genome shotgun sequence and encodes:
- the LOC134541367 gene encoding cytochrome P450 4C1-like — its product is MTVPDSWVASGVVLLVLLAAAWYVRYVRWGRCRRLMARIPGPPGVPVLGNLLDLLHYREDIMDAFQVYHERYGSVVKAWIGPYYGVSVTDPRDIAVILNGRNILSKPIIYKPFTMVLGDSLLAADKETWKKFRKIMAPTLSIQVINDYISTFNEKCQAMTYQLEIHSQNLPFDVVNYTIKCFLEMVTETTMGVPMNNEGMNQKHFLTNLPKIVDILTYLIVSPWFWSTATFKFTQLYQTLMSLLRPVRDFVALIVKQKTSSYSYTSEEVISYEESDTNTSKQRQGFLDHMVATLSKKPGLFTVQQMIDQALLIVAAATDTSGYTVAHTLMLLGLHQDVQEKVFKEQEDIFGKDINRPVTVNDLNQMVYLEQVINESQRLYPTVPFVGRLLDDEISIDGYILPPGAIVIIPIFLVHKDPAYYPDPHVFDPERFNKENGASRPACSFIPFSSGRRMCLGRSYAYMAMKTMLSVMLRRFKILEYGSREDMDTFKFNFFLKLVNGYNIKIGPRNF